ttgagTTTCCTCACCCTGGGAAGTCTCACTGAAGTTCCTGGCAAACACTGTCCTTTaatcacacagcagtgtctcTGTCCCTCCTGGTTTAATCACACGGAGCAGTGTCTCTGTCCCTCCTGGTTTAATCACACGGAGCAGTGTCTCTGTCCCTCCTGGTTTAATCACACGGAGCAGTGTCTCTGTCCCTCCTGGTTTAATCACACGGAGCAGTGTCTCCGTCCCTCCTGGTTTAATCACACGGAGCAGTGTCTCCGTCCCTCCTGGTTTAATCACACGGAGCAGTGTCTCCGTCCCTCCTGCCTACGTGTTATGAGGGACACTGCTAAATGACCCGTGTACAAGGACAGTTGCCGCAGTAACCGGCCGCTTTGTGAGCACACCCAAAACAGGAAGGAGAAGAGAAACGCCACATTACAGTTTCAAACTGCAGTTATTGAACAGCAATATTTACACTTCTGCTGAGATGTTGTGTGAAGGTTATGTTTTTTCCCGCTTTGAATGCAGGAGATGTCTGCCCATTTCTCCTTACAGACATGGTAACCGACTGGCCCGGTTTACCAGACACTAATAAAGGTTCGTTCTGGCCTGACTCTGTCCACTATGAAACACCATTAACTTCAACCTAAGGACTTGTGTCCAATTGACTTGCACACCATTCACAAAAAATGGCAAAGTGCAGAATTGTGAAGAGTAGCCAAAAAGATATTGAACAGTCAATTCATACACAAAATCTCTGAAAGAGTCGAGAGGAAGCGTGGAGATTTAAATCCAACCCTACAGTCTCGTAAAGGAACTCAGAACACTACAGAAATTAAGACTCAACAGTTGTTAACAATTTGGAAGTCAATACACTTTTCATGTTACATTTTTCTTGAGGACAGCGTGAACAGCAACGTCCCATGTTTTTCAGTGTTTGACTCAGTGTTGTTTCACTACCAATActaacattttgcacagaagagcACGACAAAATATCTCACAACCAGTGAGAGATTTGCCACATCTTTTAGTATAACTGTGCGGCGATATACGTATAGTACAGTGTAGTACCACATATTTACATATCGACACACATCCTTAAACATTTTCATACTAAAAAGATCAATAGCCCCTTGTCCCCATGAGAGAAGATATGATCGCTCAAAAACCTGATTTTTCAAAGTATAAAAATATAGTAAGCCTTCATGAGCGCATTCAGAATATCCTCACGTTTACAGTTACTCGATATGACTGGTAACAATGGCACAAACAACAGTCAGAACCCGGAGCACAAGTACAGATGCCGTGATTGAGAAGGGCGCCCCCTGGCGGCGGACAACGGGTTTGGCACTTGAGTGCTGAGACGCAACAATGGCACACGTCATCCAGTGGAGGAGAGCGAGCGGATCCCTGTGTGGTGATCCCAGATCCCTGTGTGGTGATCCCAGATCCCTGTGTGGTGATCCCAGATCCCTGTGTGGTGATCCCAGATCTCTCGCACGTCGCTGTTTCCTTCAAACACTGGAGTCCCTCACCAGTTCGACTAGAATCGAACccaaacatgacacaaaacGTGCTGTTAGCACATGGCTTCCACGTTTCCCCACACCCGGGGACTTATGAGGGGTGGGGAGGAGGTTTGGGGTGAGGGGGGGTagtgaaggggggagggggcatgttttttttttgagggaGGGGGTGTTTGCGAGCATCCACGTGGCTCAGACGGCTTCAGCTGAGGTGTCGGTGGACACGGACATGGTGACTTTGGCTATTTTCACAGTGGTCTTGACGCAGCTCTCGGCCGCCcggtgtgcgtgtatgtgcagGTGGCGGTTCTGGCAGTCGGACTCCAGGCTGTTGTCCAGCTGCTGTGTGCTGCTGCCACCCCGACACCCCTGGCACGCGGCCAGGAAGGCCCGGCGGAGGTCTTTGCTGCGCATCGCGTAGATGATGGGGTTCACCGTGGAGTTGAGCAGACACAGCATGCTGCAGAACGCAAACACCGTCTTGATGTCGTCGTCCATCTTCCAGAAGAGGTCGTACACCATgatggccagcagggggccccAGCATATCACCAGCACGGCCAGGATCAGCACCAGCGTCTTGGCCAGGCGGATGTCCATCCTCGCCTGGTCGGGCCGGGCGGTCTGGACCTTGGTGCCGTCGGCGGAGTACACCACCAGGCTCTTCTGCGAGGTGCGGCTGAGCATGCGCACGGCGTGATGGTGCGCCTTCCACAGGATGTACATGTACGCGTAGATGATGAAGATCAGCAGGACGCTGGTCACGCCGATCCAGAACATCAGGTAGTTCTCGTCGATCAGCGGGAAGATGTCCGAGCACACCGAGTTGAGGCGCCGGCAGTTCCAGCCCAGCAGGGGGAGCACGGCGATGACGATGGAGATGACCCACATCATGGAGAAGGCGATCACGGCCTTGGTGCGCGTCACGATGCGGCGGTAGGCCAGCGGCCGGTGGATGGAGATGTAGCGGTCGATGGCCGTGAGGAACAGGCTCCCCACGGAGGCGGTGAAGGAGGCCGTCACGCCGCCCAGCTTGAAGAGGAAGATGTTGGGGCTGTCCTTACGGTGGAAGATGTGAAAGTCTAAGAAGCTGTAGACGAAGATGACGCTGCCCAGCAGGTCGGCGATGGCCAGGCTGCCGATGAAGTGGTAGGACGGGCGGCAGCGTAGCGTCCGTGAGTGCAGGATCACGCACAGCACCAGCAGGTTCTCCAGCACCGTGAAGGTGCCCAGCGTCAGGGACATGACGGCGATGGCCAGCTGTTGGCCCGGCGTCAGGATCATGAAGCACTCCATGTCCATGAAGTTCTCCCCGCACTTCATGCCGTCGCCGGCCTCCTCGGCCAGGCTCCGGTTCCCGAACACGTCCGTGCCGTTGGTGGGGAAGAATGGGAGGCCCCTGAGGATCAGCTCCTCGTCCGGACCGACCTTGTCCGGGAACGAGTGTCCGCGGAAGGCCGACAGCGGCTTCTGGAACGTGTAGCCGCCCTTGATGAAGTCGGCGTTGATGGCCGGGTCGTCATAGCTGGCGTCGTTGGAGCCGAGATACTGGAGGCCAGAGGTGATCGTCTTGAAGGTGGTGTCGGCCACACCATCCAGAACAGACTTCATGTCTGCCTCTGAGGAGAAATACTGTCCGGCGGTGCGTCTCACAATATCTATTGGACGAAACGGGGAGAGTATTTTAGGCATTAAATTAGAGTGTCACAATGGGACGAGACTtatctcctcaacacacactgaacataaATTTAAAGCCTATGGAGTGTTAGATAAGAAAACATCTGGAGATGCAACACGGCACCAGCTGAGCCCTGAATGCACAAGTAGATGCTGCTTCATCATGACCAAACGAGACGtgtgaagaaaaacaaaacccGGGTTTAGAGGCActttccacttctgatggaatGATCGACCTTCATGGGTGGCTCACGGGTAAATTCAATATCATTTAAAACGTCAGATTAATCACGGAATGAAAGAGTCAACGGTAATGTCTTCAAAGGGAACCATCACCATCCGAGGAGACCTCTAGGGTCCGCGCTGTTAACCGGCTCTtatggaggaagatgaagacgCAGTCAGCACATGAATAATGAGACACATACGTCTCCAGAGCTGACGTTCCTTTATCAGTGCATACACCTTCATCTAAGTGCCGTTTTACACGCTAATAAGAATCGATTTATCTAATTGCTTGTCGTTAATTCAACTATAAATTGTGGAACAAATAAAAACCTAGAAAGAACCACCGGATTTGAAATCCGTTCCGCATTGATTACATTTGAGGTAAATCCCACAAGAGGTCGTAGTCAACCTAGTTCGACGATATTCGTGATTATTTTCCAGTGATTTTTGAATTTATGTACGAGGTAATTAAATAGTCTACGTGCGTAAAGACGCAGTTCTTATTCCTTCTGAAGCTCATTTATACGACAAGACCTCGAGATTCTTAGAAAATAGTAATAATACATTTGCTTGGACATCATCTGTATAAATCTGAACACGACTTGAATTTTTTTAAGTAGAAATTAAAAACAGAGATGTTACAAACAAGTTGACATTGTTCACGAAACACGCGTATTCACTACAAAACACAGTTTATTAACAAA
The window above is part of the Brachyhypopomus gauderio isolate BG-103 chromosome 9, BGAUD_0.2, whole genome shotgun sequence genome. Proteins encoded here:
- the cnr1 gene encoding cannabinoid receptor 1, whose amino-acid sequence is MKSVLDGVADTTFKTITSGLQYLGSNDASYDDPAINADFIKGGYTFQKPLSAFRGHSFPDKVGPDEELILRGLPFFPTNGTDVFGNRSLAEEAGDGMKCGENFMDMECFMILTPGQQLAIAVMSLTLGTFTVLENLLVLCVILHSRTLRCRPSYHFIGSLAIADLLGSVIFVYSFLDFHIFHRKDSPNIFLFKLGGVTASFTASVGSLFLTAIDRYISIHRPLAYRRIVTRTKAVIAFSMMWVISIVIAVLPLLGWNCRRLNSVCSDIFPLIDENYLMFWIGVTSVLLIFIIYAYMYILWKAHHHAVRMLSRTSQKSLVVYSADGTKVQTARPDQARMDIRLAKTLVLILAVLVICWGPLLAIMVYDLFWKMDDDIKTVFAFCSMLCLLNSTVNPIIYAMRSKDLRRAFLAACQGCRGGSSTQQLDNSLESDCQNRHLHIHAHRAAESCVKTTVKIAKVTMSVSTDTSAEAV